One window of the Capnocytophaga haemolytica genome contains the following:
- a CDS encoding GrpB family protein, which yields MKKQLTDMSLEELWELFPIILTAHQACWSEWFEEEKQLLEEYLPADKVVRLSHIGSTAIEGIWAKPTVDMLLEVKEGTDFEEMKHCILTAGYLLMSAKEARMSFNKGYTLQGFAERVFHLHLRYEGDNDELYFRDYLRIHPEVAKVYEKLKLSLWKPYQHNRDGYTEAKEDFVRKYTEIGKKEMNINHITDKQVKDKE from the coding sequence ATGAAGAAACAACTAACTGATATGAGTTTAGAAGAGTTGTGGGAGTTGTTCCCTATTATTTTGACAGCTCATCAGGCTTGTTGGAGTGAGTGGTTTGAAGAAGAGAAGCAATTGTTAGAAGAGTATTTACCTGCTGATAAGGTGGTGAGATTGAGCCATATCGGAAGTACAGCTATTGAGGGCATTTGGGCAAAACCCACTGTGGATATGTTGCTTGAAGTAAAGGAAGGGACAGACTTTGAAGAAATGAAGCATTGTATATTAACAGCAGGTTATCTGTTGATGTCAGCAAAAGAAGCGCGTATGTCATTTAATAAAGGCTATACTTTGCAGGGTTTTGCTGAGCGTGTGTTTCATTTGCACCTGCGGTATGAGGGTGATAATGATGAATTGTATTTCAGAGACTATCTACGTATACACCCTGAGGTGGCAAAGGTTTATGAGAAATTGAAATTGTCTCTATGGAAACCTTATCAGCATAATAGGGATGGGTATACTGAGGCTAAAGAAGATTTTGTAAGAAAGTATACAGAAATAGGAAAGAAAGAAATGAATATTAACCATATAACAGATAAACAAGTTAAAGACAAAGAATAA
- a CDS encoding CapA family protein: MKAKLLITLLFIASVELWAQTDTLTIGTLKDTISIVAVGDMMIGSGFPEGHLPKDDARKSFKYVKNFLKGDVVFGNLEGVLLDRGDSDKCKKCKDVEGKETILIDKSKEFYKKEEDKPITDKEKEEESCYVFRMPERYGKIIKEAGFNLLSMANNHANDFGYIGRKTTAKVLDKVGIQHAGPVEKKSVVFEKEGVKYGFCAFSPNADMLTVNNIKRATTLVQQLRTQANIVIVSFHGGAEGAPYTRVPRGKEMFYGENRGDVYKFAHSVIDAGADIVLGHGPHVTRAVELYKNKFIAYSLGNFNTYGRFSLKGLKGIAPLLDIKLNNKGDFLYAKVVPIKQTKAAGLRLDNDCKAFEELKRLTRLDFPETALKFEGDFILKADDALVENK; this comes from the coding sequence ATGAAGGCGAAACTACTTATTACACTATTATTCATAGCCTCTGTAGAGCTATGGGCACAAACCGATACACTAACGATTGGTACTTTGAAAGATACTATTAGCATTGTGGCAGTAGGAGATATGATGATAGGCTCAGGATTTCCTGAAGGACATTTGCCAAAAGATGACGCACGAAAGAGCTTTAAATATGTGAAGAACTTTTTGAAAGGGGATGTTGTTTTTGGCAATTTAGAGGGGGTACTTTTAGACCGTGGTGACTCTGATAAATGCAAGAAATGTAAGGATGTTGAGGGGAAAGAGACGATATTAATTGATAAAAGTAAGGAGTTCTATAAAAAAGAAGAGGATAAACCAATCACTGATAAAGAGAAGGAAGAGGAGAGTTGTTATGTTTTTCGTATGCCAGAGCGCTATGGAAAGATTATAAAAGAGGCTGGCTTTAATCTTCTTAGTATGGCTAATAATCACGCAAATGATTTTGGTTACATAGGTCGGAAAACTACTGCTAAGGTACTTGATAAGGTTGGAATACAGCACGCAGGTCCTGTGGAGAAAAAGTCAGTGGTGTTTGAAAAGGAAGGTGTAAAATACGGCTTTTGTGCCTTCTCTCCCAATGCAGATATGCTGACTGTAAATAATATAAAGCGAGCAACGACGCTGGTACAGCAATTGCGTACACAAGCCAATATTGTGATAGTGTCATTTCACGGAGGGGCTGAGGGTGCCCCTTATACGCGTGTACCTCGTGGCAAAGAGATGTTCTATGGTGAAAATCGTGGGGATGTTTATAAATTTGCACATAGCGTGATAGATGCAGGAGCGGATATTGTACTCGGTCACGGACCACACGTTACACGGGCTGTAGAGCTTTACAAGAATAAGTTTATTGCTTATAGCTTAGGCAACTTCAATACATATGGGCGTTTTAGTCTTAAAGGATTAAAAGGTATTGCGCCACTGCTGGATATCAAACTCAATAATAAGGGTGATTTTCTCTATGCAAAGGTAGTACCTATAAAACAGACAAAAGCTGCTGGCTTACGCCTTGATAATGATTGCAAAGCATTCGAAGAGCTTAAACGACTGACAAGGTTGGATTTTCCCGAGACAGCATTGAAGTTTGAAGGAGATTTTATATTAAAAGCAGATGATGCTTTAGTGGAAAATAAATGA
- a CDS encoding phosphatidylserine decarboxylase family protein encodes MFHREGYKIILTTFVIVAVLSLGATYAMEHWDLPFWTGKTIQGAGIVLLILILQFFRNPKRVTPRNDKHIIAPVDGKVVVIEEVYEPEYFKDKRLMVSIFMSPLNVHVTRYALGGKVVYSEYHPGKYLVAWHPKASEENERTTVVVDNPVFGKVMYRQIAGAMAKRIVNYAKVGDEVVQGTDAGFIKFGSRVDVYLPLDAQVTVKLGDKAKGGEQVIATYSEQ; translated from the coding sequence ATGTTTCACAGAGAAGGATATAAGATTATACTCACCACGTTTGTGATCGTGGCGGTGCTCTCATTGGGGGCTACTTATGCAATGGAGCATTGGGACTTGCCTTTTTGGACAGGGAAGACTATTCAAGGGGCAGGTATCGTGCTGCTCATTCTCATATTGCAGTTTTTCCGTAACCCAAAGCGCGTTACGCCACGCAATGACAAGCATATTATTGCCCCTGTTGATGGCAAGGTAGTGGTGATAGAGGAGGTGTATGAACCTGAGTATTTTAAAGACAAGCGACTGATGGTCTCTATCTTTATGTCGCCACTGAACGTACACGTTACCCGCTATGCGTTGGGTGGTAAAGTGGTTTACAGTGAGTATCACCCAGGGAAGTACCTTGTAGCGTGGCACCCTAAGGCCTCAGAAGAGAACGAGCGCACTACTGTGGTAGTGGATAATCCCGTCTTTGGCAAGGTTATGTACCGTCAAATAGCTGGGGCTATGGCAAAGCGCATTGTCAATTATGCCAAAGTAGGTGATGAGGTAGTACAAGGTACGGACGCTGGCTTTATCAAGTTTGGTTCGCGTGTGGATGTATATCTCCCCTTAGATGCTCAAGTAACCGTCAAATTAGGCGATAAGGCCAAAGGCGGAGAGCAGGTGATAGCAACGTATAGTGAACAGTAA
- a CDS encoding pyridoxal phosphate-dependent aminotransferase, which yields MKVSKLAQNLIGSEIVKIGNEVNDLKAKGEKITNLTIGDLDSNIYPIPAELKAGIQKAYADNLTNYPPASGLLSLRESVSADLKQRYGLDYTPKDILVAGGSRPLIYATFKTIVDEGDKVIYPVPSWNNNHYSYLNSAKKVEIEVKPENNFLPTAEELKPHIKGAVLIALCSPLNPTGTMFTEKQLRDICELIVEENKCRSEDEKPLYLMYDQIYAMLTFGEKHFNPVSLVPAMKEYTVFIDGSSKCFAATGVRVGWAFGPSAIISKMAALLTHVGAWAPKPEQAAMAAFLKQTAAVNAFVADYKGKIKYSLETLHEGIQTLKSKGFAVESIKPMGALYLTIKLDYVGKTTPKRQKLNDTTDLVFYLIQEAGMALVPFSAFGNSRTMPWFRASAGGCSLQDIKDVLPRLEKALSVLK from the coding sequence ATGAAAGTATCAAAATTGGCACAGAATCTTATTGGTTCTGAAATCGTAAAGATAGGTAATGAGGTAAACGACCTTAAAGCGAAAGGAGAGAAGATTACCAACCTTACTATTGGCGATTTGGATTCAAACATTTATCCTATTCCAGCAGAGTTAAAAGCTGGTATCCAGAAAGCTTATGCAGATAATCTTACTAACTATCCACCTGCAAGTGGATTGCTTAGCTTGCGTGAGAGCGTTTCAGCAGATTTGAAGCAACGTTATGGCTTGGATTACACTCCTAAGGATATCTTGGTGGCGGGAGGATCGCGCCCGCTTATCTATGCGACTTTTAAAACGATTGTGGATGAAGGTGATAAGGTGATTTATCCCGTTCCTTCTTGGAATAACAATCACTATTCATATCTCAATTCAGCAAAGAAGGTAGAAATAGAGGTAAAACCTGAAAATAACTTTTTACCTACGGCAGAAGAGCTAAAACCTCACATTAAAGGAGCTGTATTGATAGCTTTGTGTTCTCCTCTGAACCCAACAGGGACAATGTTTACGGAGAAGCAGCTGCGTGACATCTGTGAACTTATTGTAGAGGAAAATAAGTGTAGGAGTGAAGATGAAAAGCCACTTTATCTAATGTATGATCAGATTTATGCGATGCTTACCTTTGGAGAAAAGCATTTTAACCCTGTGAGTTTAGTGCCTGCAATGAAGGAATATACTGTTTTTATTGATGGTTCTTCAAAATGTTTTGCAGCTACTGGGGTACGCGTAGGTTGGGCTTTTGGACCTTCAGCTATTATATCAAAAATGGCTGCTTTACTTACCCACGTAGGCGCTTGGGCACCTAAACCTGAACAAGCTGCTATGGCTGCCTTTTTAAAGCAAACAGCTGCTGTAAATGCTTTTGTAGCTGATTATAAAGGTAAAATCAAATATAGCTTGGAGACCTTACACGAAGGTATACAAACCTTAAAATCTAAGGGCTTTGCTGTAGAAAGTATTAAGCCTATGGGTGCTTTATATTTGACTATTAAACTGGATTATGTGGGAAAGACAACCCCTAAAAGGCAAAAACTAAATGATACCACTGATTTAGTATTTTATCTGATTCAGGAAGCAGGTATGGCACTTGTTCCTTTCTCAGCTTTTGGTAATAGTAGGACAATGCCTTGGTTCCGTGCTTCAGCAGGAGGTTGCTCGTTACAGGATATCAAAGACGTTTTGCCACGTTTAGAGAAGGCGCTAAGTGTGCTTAAATAA
- a CDS encoding transketolase codes for MPNIQELTDLTTQVRRDILRMVHQVNSGHPGGSLGCAEFLVCLYNELMDIRLPFKMEGKGEDVFFLSNGHISPLFYSVLARRGFFPVSELATFRHLNSRLQGHPTPEEGLEGVRIASGSLGQGLSVAIGVALEKKLDGDKHLVYTLHGDGELQEGQIWEAAMFAGGKGVDNLIATVDYNGKQIDGPTDKVLPLGDLRAKFEAFGWQVFDIEKGNDIAAILEGMHIAKAATGKGKPICVLLHSEMGNGVDFMMGTHAWHGKAPNDEQLAKALAQNPETLGDY; via the coding sequence ATGCCAAACATTCAAGAACTTACCGATTTGACCACGCAGGTGCGTAGAGATATTTTGAGAATGGTACACCAAGTAAATTCTGGACACCCAGGTGGTTCATTGGGATGTGCAGAGTTTCTTGTTTGCCTATATAATGAGCTGATGGATATCCGCTTACCTTTTAAAATGGAGGGTAAGGGAGAAGATGTTTTCTTCCTTTCTAATGGACATATATCGCCTCTGTTTTACAGTGTGTTGGCACGTAGAGGCTTCTTTCCTGTGAGTGAATTAGCTACTTTTAGGCATCTTAATTCACGTTTGCAAGGGCACCCAACACCTGAGGAAGGCTTAGAAGGGGTACGTATTGCTTCGGGCTCGTTGGGGCAAGGACTTTCAGTTGCCATAGGGGTTGCCTTAGAAAAGAAGTTAGATGGTGATAAGCACTTAGTTTACACCCTTCACGGTGATGGTGAACTACAAGAAGGACAGATATGGGAAGCGGCGATGTTTGCTGGAGGAAAGGGAGTAGATAACCTTATTGCTACCGTGGATTACAACGGCAAGCAGATTGATGGCCCTACGGATAAGGTACTGCCTTTAGGTGATTTACGGGCTAAATTTGAGGCTTTTGGTTGGCAAGTATTCGACATTGAGAAAGGAAACGATATTGCAGCTATCTTAGAAGGAATGCACATTGCCAAGGCTGCGACAGGAAAAGGTAAACCTATTTGTGTGCTATTACACTCAGAAATGGGTAATGGTGTAGATTTTATGATGGGTACACACGCTTGGCACGGGAAAGCACCTAATGATGAGCAGTTGGCAAAAGCCTTAGCTCAAAATCCTGAAACATTAGGAGATTATTAA
- a CDS encoding transposase, giving the protein MFEKKHQNSGTLGKDTINKWIISFLSVGKRGFKSNFDLASIFLLILKRLKTGVQWRELPIESYFEKGEISWQNVYYYFNKWSKDGSFQRIWLNLLSKKKKN; this is encoded by the coding sequence GTGTTTGAGAAAAAACACCAAAATTCAGGAACTTTGGGCAAAGATACAATAAATAAATGGATTATTTCCTTTTTAAGTGTAGGAAAAAGAGGATTTAAAAGTAATTTTGATTTAGCTTCAATATTTTTATTGATTCTCAAGAGATTAAAAACAGGGGTACAATGGAGAGAACTTCCAATTGAAAGCTATTTTGAAAAAGGTGAAATCTCTTGGCAAAATGTCTATTACTACTTCAATAAATGGAGTAAAGACGGTAGCTTTCAGCGAATATGGTTAAATCTATTAAGTAAGAAGAAAAAAAATTAG
- a CDS encoding transposase, with the protein MCDNKGQMIAMGSPKAGNHNDLYEIEEVLKEILALLEEAGIEYKGLFLNADAGFDSKSLRDFLESKEIIANIKPNPRNGEQPDVYFDEELYKNRFKIEQANGWLDGYKGLIMRYEYLDVTWIGMLLLGFISKFLKKV; encoded by the coding sequence TTGTGTGATAATAAAGGGCAAATGATAGCAATGGGAAGTCCTAAAGCAGGAAATCACAATGACTTATATGAAATAGAAGAAGTACTAAAAGAAATCTTAGCTTTATTAGAAGAAGCAGGAATAGAGTACAAAGGTCTGTTTCTCAATGCTGATGCAGGATTTGATAGTAAGTCTCTTAGAGATTTTTTAGAAAGCAAAGAAATTATAGCAAATATTAAACCTAATCCCCGAAATGGAGAGCAACCAGATGTTTATTTTGATGAAGAATTGTACAAAAATAGGTTTAAAATTGAACAAGCAAATGGTTGGCTTGACGGATATAAAGGTTTGATAATGAGATATGAGTATCTTGATGTAACTTGGATTGGAATGCTCCTATTAGGGTTTATCTCCAAGTTCCTCAAAAAAGTTTAA
- the bshC gene encoding bacillithiol biosynthesis cysteine-adding enzyme BshC, with protein sequence MVTDFIPYENIRFFSRLIKDYVLEKGLLRPFYNRFPTPLNFEEQIKEKALQFSEPSRKKLVERLKEQYLDVQTSDKVLKNITLLGEKNTFTITTGHQLSLFTGHLYFIFKIVSVINTTKQLSKLYPDYNFVPVYWMATEDHDFEEINHFHLSGGKTICWNSEQKGATGDFSTRSLSIVFEAFSNALGLGKNAENLRVLFRDSYLENSTLARATRYLVNALFQEYGVVIVDGNDRELKREFTPYMKNDLLHHIAYQEVSKQAEKLYTLDNTYPIQVNPREINLFYLTTGSRHRIERRDEGFDVVDTKIKFTKDKILRELEEYPERFSPNVILRPMYQEVILPNLAYIGGGGEIAYWLELKGFFERERVVFPMLMLRNSAMLISERQQAKIQKLGLSVEDLFLKSNDLKDKKVRALSTFPIDFTPQKEALQKQFSDLYILAAQTDVSFMNAVRAQEVKQLKGLTHLEKRLLKAQKRKLSDELERVVVLQRELFPNGGLQERFSNFTDFYLEVGEEFIPTLISDFDPFDFRFVVVKLV encoded by the coding sequence ATGGTCACAGATTTTATTCCGTATGAGAATATTCGTTTTTTTTCAAGGCTAATCAAAGATTATGTGCTTGAAAAGGGTTTATTACGCCCATTTTATAACCGTTTTCCAACTCCGTTAAACTTTGAGGAGCAGATAAAAGAGAAGGCACTTCAGTTTTCAGAGCCATCGCGAAAGAAACTGGTAGAAAGGCTGAAGGAGCAATACTTAGATGTACAAACGAGTGATAAAGTATTGAAAAACATTACTCTTTTAGGTGAGAAAAATACTTTCACTATTACAACTGGACATCAGTTGAGTTTGTTTACGGGACACTTGTATTTTATCTTCAAGATTGTATCTGTAATTAATACAACTAAGCAGCTTTCTAAACTTTATCCAGATTATAACTTTGTGCCTGTATATTGGATGGCAACAGAGGACCACGATTTTGAGGAGATTAATCACTTTCATCTCAGTGGAGGAAAGACTATCTGTTGGAATAGTGAGCAGAAAGGAGCAACGGGTGATTTTAGTACTCGATCATTGTCAATTGTTTTCGAAGCATTCAGTAATGCACTTGGCTTGGGTAAAAATGCAGAAAACTTACGCGTTTTGTTCCGAGATAGTTATTTAGAAAACAGTACTTTAGCACGAGCTACCCGCTATTTAGTCAATGCTCTTTTTCAGGAGTATGGTGTAGTGATAGTTGATGGGAATGATCGTGAGCTCAAGCGTGAGTTTACCCCATATATGAAGAATGACTTGTTACACCATATTGCATATCAGGAGGTTAGTAAACAGGCTGAAAAATTATATACCTTAGATAATACTTACCCCATACAAGTAAATCCACGAGAAATCAATTTATTTTATCTCACCACAGGCTCACGGCATAGAATAGAGCGTAGGGATGAGGGATTTGACGTGGTAGATACGAAAATAAAATTTACTAAAGATAAGATACTGAGAGAATTAGAGGAGTATCCAGAGCGATTTTCTCCTAATGTAATACTACGCCCGATGTATCAGGAAGTGATTTTACCCAACTTAGCTTACATTGGAGGAGGTGGAGAGATTGCTTATTGGTTAGAACTCAAAGGATTTTTTGAGAGAGAAAGAGTTGTGTTTCCAATGCTGATGCTTAGGAATTCAGCAATGCTAATAAGTGAAAGACAGCAAGCTAAGATACAAAAACTCGGGCTTTCAGTAGAGGATTTATTCTTAAAAAGTAATGATTTAAAAGATAAAAAGGTAAGGGCACTTAGTACTTTTCCGATTGATTTTACTCCTCAGAAAGAGGCTCTACAGAAGCAGTTTTCTGACTTATATATCTTAGCAGCACAGACTGATGTTAGCTTTATGAATGCTGTAAGGGCTCAGGAAGTGAAGCAGTTGAAGGGATTAACTCATCTTGAAAAACGCTTACTTAAGGCTCAGAAGCGTAAGCTGTCCGATGAATTGGAACGAGTTGTAGTATTGCAGAGAGAACTCTTCCCTAATGGAGGTTTGCAGGAGCGTTTTTCGAACTTTACTGATTTTTACTTAGAAGTTGGGGAGGAGTTTATCCCAACTTTAATCTCTGATTTTGACCCATTTGATTTTAGATTTGTAGTTGTAAAACTCGTATAG
- a CDS encoding 16S rRNA (uracil(1498)-N(3))-methyltransferase produces the protein MQLFYHPEVDQQSKNIRFNKDESQHIAKVLRKIEGDMLHITNGKGFLFTTQLSLASPKGCEVAILNSEKRPPLPYYLHLVVAPTKMNERYEWFLEKATEIGVSEVTPIICEHSERTTIKLERFEKIILSAMKQSLQCYLPVLNPPISSTDFFKNKQDDSIKFIAHCEDTAKQLLIQQLSPLPTRITILIGPEGDFSSEEINTALSQHFIPISLGEHRLRTETAAIVACHTVNIASLL, from the coding sequence ATGCAGCTGTTTTATCACCCTGAAGTTGATCAACAAAGTAAAAATATACGCTTTAATAAAGATGAGAGTCAGCATATTGCCAAAGTTCTACGCAAAATAGAAGGCGATATGCTACACATCACCAATGGCAAAGGATTCCTTTTCACTACGCAACTCAGTCTTGCCTCACCCAAGGGTTGTGAGGTAGCAATACTCAATAGTGAAAAGCGACCTCCCCTGCCCTATTACCTGCACTTAGTAGTCGCCCCAACCAAAATGAATGAGCGCTACGAATGGTTCTTAGAAAAAGCCACAGAAATAGGCGTAAGTGAAGTAACTCCTATCATTTGCGAGCACTCAGAGCGCACTACAATCAAACTAGAGCGTTTCGAAAAGATCATTCTTTCAGCAATGAAACAATCCTTACAGTGTTATTTACCTGTACTCAATCCACCCATCAGTTCCACAGATTTCTTTAAAAACAAACAAGATGATAGCATCAAATTCATTGCCCATTGTGAAGATACCGCAAAACAACTCCTCATACAACAACTCTCCCCACTCCCTACAAGAATCACCATCCTCATAGGTCCTGAAGGCGATTTTTCTTCTGAGGAAATCAATACCGCACTCTCTCAGCATTTCATCCCTATCTCATTGGGGGAACATCGTTTACGCACCGAAACAGCAGCCATTGTAGCTTGCCATACCGTCAATATAGCTTCTCTTTTATAA
- a CDS encoding OmpA family protein, translating to MKRTIFILASLAFIGVQAQEDKDYNKWSVDFNGGFNKPTTPMTTGYHTNDLNLWGANAGVRYMFNNRFGLRLGGGYDSFTNSDNSQKFDSSLWNVNLQGVVNVGRALNFEEWTSDLGLLLHAGGGYGQLNSDDLSSADPLGFLVVGLTPQVRISNRVTFLLDGSIYMTSKQDYAYDTKSQVSSRGFQGNHFTLTGGLSIAIGKHGRHADWAAQSQKDAIEEVAQRVSALENNVSDLKSEVANKENRMNDANGNRVPDEIESYLNDNYQSKKAVGENGEVNDSDVAADLIRKGYINAYFDFNSSQPQISSSWAVDFVAKYMKSNPSANIHISGYADELGGTNYNAALSQKRADAVKNLLVKAGIDGSRITAEGKGVDSSVDKNSPRARQLARKAVFELK from the coding sequence ATGAAAAGGACTATTTTTATTTTGGCCTCGCTGGCTTTTATAGGAGTTCAAGCGCAAGAGGACAAGGACTACAACAAGTGGTCGGTTGATTTTAACGGAGGCTTTAATAAGCCTACCACGCCTATGACGACTGGTTATCACACTAATGATCTCAATTTGTGGGGTGCCAATGCAGGGGTTCGCTATATGTTTAACAACAGATTCGGGCTTCGTTTAGGGGGTGGTTATGATTCTTTCACAAATTCAGATAACTCTCAGAAGTTTGATTCAAGCCTTTGGAATGTAAATTTACAAGGGGTTGTGAACGTAGGTAGAGCACTGAATTTTGAGGAATGGACAAGTGATTTAGGTTTGTTACTACACGCAGGTGGTGGTTATGGCCAGCTGAACAGTGATGATTTATCAAGTGCTGACCCATTAGGATTCTTGGTAGTTGGTTTGACACCACAAGTACGTATTTCAAACCGTGTAACGTTCTTACTTGATGGTTCAATTTATATGACTAGCAAGCAGGATTATGCTTACGATACTAAATCACAGGTGAGTAGTAGAGGTTTCCAAGGAAATCACTTTACGCTTACAGGAGGTTTGAGTATTGCTATTGGCAAGCACGGCAGACACGCAGACTGGGCAGCTCAATCTCAAAAAGATGCGATAGAGGAAGTAGCTCAACGTGTTTCGGCTTTGGAAAACAATGTTTCAGATCTGAAGAGCGAAGTGGCTAACAAAGAAAATCGTATGAACGATGCTAATGGCAACCGCGTTCCGGATGAGATTGAAAGTTACTTGAATGATAATTATCAATCTAAGAAGGCTGTAGGTGAGAATGGAGAAGTGAATGATAGTGATGTAGCTGCTGATCTGATCAGAAAGGGCTATATCAATGCTTACTTTGACTTTAATTCGTCTCAACCACAGATATCATCTTCTTGGGCTGTTGATTTCGTTGCTAAGTATATGAAATCGAACCCATCAGCCAATATTCATATTTCTGGCTATGCTGATGAGTTAGGTGGTACTAATTACAATGCAGCTTTATCACAGAAGAGAGCTGATGCGGTGAAGAACTTACTTGTAAAAGCAGGTATTGATGGTTCGCGTATTACAGCAGAAGGTAAGGGCGTTGATAGCAGCGTGGATAAGAATTCACCACGTGCACGTCAATTAGCTCGTAAGGCTGTATTTGAATTGAAGTAA
- the hpf gene encoding ribosome hibernation-promoting factor, HPF/YfiA family: MKVHVHPVDFTVDQKLVDFIQKKLDKLDNFYDRIIEADVHLKLDNTSSKENKIVEVKVHIPGESLVVKKQFKTFEEGIDSSITPLERMLLKHKDKH; the protein is encoded by the coding sequence ATGAAAGTACACGTACATCCAGTTGATTTTACAGTCGATCAGAAATTGGTAGACTTTATCCAGAAGAAGTTAGATAAGCTTGATAATTTTTATGATAGGATTATTGAGGCTGATGTTCATTTAAAGCTTGATAATACGAGCTCGAAAGAGAATAAAATTGTAGAAGTTAAAGTGCATATACCAGGTGAAAGTTTGGTAGTGAAGAAGCAATTTAAGACTTTTGAGGAGGGGATTGATAGCTCGATAACCCCCTTAGAGAGAATGCTTTTGAAGCATAAGGATAAACATTAA
- a CDS encoding tyrosine-type recombinase/integrase, translated as MSINAFIMYLSVEMKYSVHTVEAYKHDLRAFEKYMQSEDQQCLEEASQEDIKKWIISLSQQDITFRSINRKLSALKTYYSFLKKTQQIDLSPFEKGIFFLKTEKKHKLPFSEVEIEKVLSHFSSKSSFDEMRDRAVIETLYATGIRRSELADLRVGDVDFSQKQLKVLGKGNKERYIPIIPELEKTLEAYLQLREEVVNERSEDYLFLVKSGKKIYPTLVYRIINSYFSAVTTKKDVSPHVLRHSFASHLLDNGADLNTVKELLGHSSLASTQVYTSTSLAELKRQYNSAHPRAASDGGDEKS; from the coding sequence ATGTCAATTAACGCTTTTATAATGTATTTGTCGGTAGAGATGAAGTACTCAGTGCACACGGTTGAGGCTTATAAGCACGATTTGCGGGCTTTTGAGAAGTATATGCAGAGTGAGGATCAGCAGTGTTTGGAGGAGGCGTCGCAGGAGGATATTAAGAAATGGATCATTAGTCTTTCGCAGCAGGATATTACTTTCAGGAGTATCAATAGGAAGCTATCGGCGCTGAAGACTTATTATTCTTTTTTGAAAAAAACGCAGCAGATAGATCTGAGTCCGTTTGAGAAAGGTATTTTTTTCTTAAAGACTGAAAAGAAACATAAGTTGCCTTTTTCGGAGGTAGAGATAGAGAAGGTATTGTCTCATTTTTCGAGTAAGAGTTCGTTTGATGAGATGCGTGATAGGGCAGTGATTGAGACGCTGTATGCTACGGGGATCCGCCGATCGGAATTGGCAGACTTACGTGTGGGGGATGTTGATTTTTCTCAGAAGCAATTGAAGGTGCTGGGGAAGGGGAATAAGGAGCGCTATATACCTATTATTCCTGAATTGGAGAAGACGTTGGAGGCGTATTTGCAGCTGAGGGAAGAGGTGGTGAATGAGAGGAGTGAGGATTATTTGTTTTTGGTGAAAAGTGGTAAGAAGATATACCCTACGCTTGTATATCGGATTATTAATTCATATTTCAGTGCAGTAACGACTAAGAAAGATGTTAGTCCGCACGTGCTGAGGCACTCATTTGCGAGTCACCTGTTGGATAATGGTGCTGATTTGAATACTGTGAAGGAGTTATTGGGGCACTCTTCGCTAGCTTCGACTCAGGTGTATACGAGTACGAGTTTGGCAGAGCTAAAGCGGCAGTATAACAGTGCACATCCAAGGGCGGCTTCGGATGGGGGAGATGAGAAGAGTTAA
- the ruvC gene encoding crossover junction endodeoxyribonuclease RuvC — MEKIILGIDPGTTIMGFGLIEVVGDRMRLLQLNELQLSKYSNHYIKLSVIFNRTLELIDTYHPDELAIEAPFFGKNVQSMLKLGRAQGVAMAAGLSRQLPITEYEPKKVKMAITGNGSASKEQVAKMLQQLLNIKELPKHFDSTDGLAVAVCHHFNGGKDLTKKSYSGWEAFVQQNKDRIA; from the coding sequence TTGGAGAAGATTATCTTAGGCATTGACCCTGGCACTACTATTATGGGCTTTGGGCTTATTGAAGTAGTAGGCGATAGAATGCGGCTCTTGCAGCTCAATGAGTTGCAACTCAGTAAATACAGCAACCATTATATAAAGCTCAGCGTAATCTTCAACCGTACCCTTGAGCTTATTGACACTTATCACCCTGATGAATTGGCTATTGAGGCTCCTTTTTTTGGCAAGAACGTACAGTCGATGCTAAAATTGGGGCGTGCACAAGGTGTGGCTATGGCAGCTGGACTCTCACGGCAGTTGCCCATCACTGAGTATGAGCCTAAGAAAGTGAAAATGGCTATTACGGGCAATGGTAGTGCCTCCAAGGAGCAAGTGGCTAAGATGCTCCAACAGCTATTGAACATTAAAGAACTCCCCAAGCACTTCGACTCCACTGACGGATTGGCAGTGGCAGTGTGCCATCACTTCAACGGTGGCAAAGACCTCACCAAGAAATCTTACAGCGGCTGGGAGGCTTTTGTACAGCAGAATAAAGACCGTATTGCTTAA